A genomic segment from Capra hircus breed San Clemente chromosome 15, ASM170441v1, whole genome shotgun sequence encodes:
- the LOC102174765 gene encoding hemoglobin subunit epsilon-2 encodes MVHFTTEEKAAVASLWTKVNVEVVGGESLARLLIIYPWTQRFCDSFGNLCSESAIMGNPKVKAHSRKVPNSFGNASKHMDDLKGPFADLSELHCDKLHVDPENFRLLGNMILIVLATHFSKEFTPQMQAA; translated from the exons ATGGTGCATTTTACTACCGAGGAGAAGGCTGCTGTTGCTAGTCTGTGGACCAAAGTGAATGTGGAGGTGGTCGGCGGTGAGAGCCTCGCAAG GCTCCTGATCATCTACCCATGGACCCAGAGGTTCTGTGACAGTTTTGGTAACTTATGCTCTGAGTCTGCCATAATGGGCAACCCCAAGGTCAAGGCCCATAGCAGGAAGGTGCCGAACTCCTTTGGAAATGCCAGTAAGCACATGGATGACCTCAAGGGCCCCTTTGCAGATCTAAGTGAGCTGCACTGTGACAAGTTGCACGTGGATCCCGAGAACTTCAGG CTCCTAGGCAACATGATATTGATTGTCTTGGCAACGCACTTCAGCAAGGAATTTACCCCACAGATGCAGGCTGCCTAG